The Musa acuminata AAA Group cultivar baxijiao chromosome BXJ1-8, Cavendish_Baxijiao_AAA, whole genome shotgun sequence genomic sequence CCACCGTCGTCGAATCCATGCAGGCCTAAGTCCTGGTGCTCACTGTGCCACCACATATCCCCTGCTTCATCCCATAGCCTGGCCTCCATGTCCTCGTCCAAGAGCTTCTCCGCTTGGGATGAAGATGAGCCCACCTCGTCCTCACCTTTGGTCACCAACTCAGGTCCCATCTCCACACCCAAGCCCGTGGCGCCACCTTCCTCCGGCCCACCTGTCACAGGGACCAGATCCCCTCTCTCCTCACTTGAGGTCATGACCCCGCTGTCCCCCTCATGGGACCAACCCCGCCCGGCCATGCTCTCCTCTCTTGGACCGAGCAGTACGTGCTCCATCTCAGCATCTGTGCCCCAAAGCCCACCGTCCATGGGGCTCGTGCAGCAGAGGAGCTCGCTCGCCATCTCCTCGTAGGCATCCACAAGCCCGTCGTTGGTAACACTGCTGGCTTGGTTCTGATCGGGATCCAAAACCACGCTGTGGTCACTCTGCACCAACGAAACCGGGGGGCTCACAACCACGCCTTGCTGCTGCTGCCCTCTTCCGACAGCACCACCGATGTTGTTCTTCCTCGCAGCCGACCGGCTCGTCCGGCCGCCCCGCCGCTTGCCCGCGCCAGGGAGCGTGCTGAGGTCCAGGACTGCGGCATCGCCGCCGTCCAGCCCCAGCCTCCGGAAGCTGTCGATCCTCCGGCCGAGGTGTGAGTTCcaatagttcttgatctcgttgtccgttCGTCCGGGGAGATGACCAGCTATGACGGACCACCTGCAATGATACAAGCAAAGGTTTCATGGACGCACCAGCCATCGTTACGGGTCAGATTTAATGCAGTCACATTCAATGGGCGAGCTTTCCCTCGATGATAAACATCACGTCACAGCAGTGATTACTTGCATCAGGTTATATTTCGACGGTTAAGTTTCGTTGTCAGCGTCCTTTGCTTCATGTTGACCTAATTAATTAGCTCAACCGGACGTCTTAATTTAAACCGTGGTTAAGCACAATGAAGTCGATGCCTGCTTCGAcaagaaaataatattctctTTATCATTGAGAAGGCCAACCTATAAGTGAAGAGGCGTCATATCTAATAATTAAGAGCATAATTTGTGAGCGTTACCTATAGATAGTTCTGTGGTCCCTTCGCTGCCGAGGTACCAGAATGGGTAGACGGTGGTGAAGGGACCATGTCGTTCTTTCGTTTACCCAACAAAGCGTCGGGTGGTACGGGAGAGACACCCACGCGTGTCACGAGTACCGGCCAACGGGAGAAGGGGTATACTTATTGAAATTATCCTCCTTCCACTAAAAAACTCATAGAATGCACCGGCGAGCTACGTGCTATGCGCATGTGAGAGCACAGGCGAACGCACGAAAAAGGAGGAAGACAGAGGAGGCAGACGAAGAAGAACACTCCGTGTGCACACCACGGATCGGTGCGCTATCTCAAATCTATTTCGAACTCATGGTAAAGAAAAATAATCATCATGTGAACCACGCGCTGTCTGAATCAATGTGCGGTACCATTTGCCAGTGTCCAAAATATGGAATTGGTCAGTACTACTTTGCAGAGACAAAGCGACTACAAGGGGTCCGCGACGCTCGCTTTCTGATTCCTATGCGTCTGACGGCACCGAGAACATCATGAAGCACTTAATGCAAaatgacaagatgatgatgaacggAGCTGCAGTGGGAGATCAAAAAGGACTAGAAATGGTTTACCTGTTTCCGAGTGTGGCGTGCAGCTTGATGATGACCACCTCCTCCTCTTTGGTGATGTTACCTCTCTTCAGGTCCGATCTGAGGTAGTTTATCCACCTGAGCCTGCAGCTCTTCCCACACCTCAACAGCCCTTCAGATCCCCATGGACAAGAAACAAGCAGCAGATCAGACACCATCTCATGTCGAAGGAGGAAGAAGTGCAGTAGAGCTCCGTTTACCTGCATTCTTGGGCAGTGACCTCCAAGACCCTTCTCCATTGGCAGCAATGTACTTGGCCAGGATCTCGTCCTCCTCCGCTGTCCATCTCCCCTTCTTCAGCCCTACCTTCTCACAGCATGGGGCTCTCCCCATCTTCGACTCTCCCGACAGTCGGATACAAGCAGCTGCGAGGAGGGAGATCACAGTGTGGACTCCATATAGTAGAAAGGTGGACACTGTTGCAGTGTGGGGGGATACGAGTTGCTCCCAGGCGCGTGAatgggagagagaaagagaaatggTTAGGGAAAATAAAAGCGGGAGTGGGTTTGAGGCAGACACTGAGAGGAAGGGGGCAGAGAGTGAGAGTGATGGGGCAGGGGAAGGAAACGCGAGGTTGGGAAGAGGACCACGTGTGCATCGTGTCTCCGAGGGTTGTCGTGGCGCGAGCTTCGCGCCGTACGAGGCTCACGGACTTCCAGTCCACCACGTTGCTACTCTTTCTCCTTTGCCACCATTTTTCTgtcacctctttcaccctctctctttctctctctctgtgacaAGTATGGATAGATGAATATATACAACTCCTTCCCTGAGCGTCACGACGCTGCTCCTGCAACACCGCACCGAATCTATTGTGGTCTTACTGATTGGCGCACGACCGTCACATGGTAAATAAATTATATCTTGCGATGCATGTCCAGTCAAAGTACCTCGTGACAACCAAATGATGATCTATTAATACACATTAAAGCCGTCCATTTATGTGTTTGACACTCATCGAGTTTAATGTCCTCCTGTTCTACGTTTTACCTATCCTAACATTAGACCATGGCTATCAAAATTTTATGTGGATTGTACAAAGTATTCTCACCTGTTGTGATGGATATCTGGAGTACAGATTTTGTTAAAGACCGGTTTAGCTTTAAATGGGGTcatgtaaattataaatatatggtTGGTAATTAATCGAGAAAAGGACAAAAGGGGGGACATGGAAATCAATGGCATGCTCGACCCGTGTCAAACGATAATGATGGCATTACCGAATTAATGGTTTATATGTTTCTAGATGAGATCGCTATCGTGGTGATGATTTCATGTAAAATTGCGTGTGATAAGGTACATTATGAGTCCACGCCACATCATGAGGAGATACCATGTAGTACTGTAGTCAGGTGAGCAAGAGGGGCACCCCCACGCATCGAGCCAAGGACCGTATCAAGGCGTGGCTCAACACGTCCCGTCCCGAAAAGCTCGAGACGATGTCGCGTAACGCCGTTTCATGCGTCTCAGAGCAACGGTCGCACAAAGGTACCGCCTCACCTCCCAAGGATCGGTCGCTACGCCCGCGTACGATCGACCCTCACACAGTAGTATAAAAGCATCTGGCCGGGACCCGACCAaaggaggaaaaaagaaaaacaaaagaaactcCAACtcgccactgacttgatcgtcggagggaccaaagtcggGAAACAACCGACGACGATCTTTTTTGCAGGAAAACTGTCATCGCAGACTAGAAGGCGCTCGTCAAATCCCCGCTGCCGACATTGAAAGTAGTGTTCGATCGATCTCGAAACCCGACTCAACCGGCCAGAGACTCTCGACATTGCCCAATGGATCAGGCCGTGCTGACTCTATCAACCACGGTACATCGATCCATCAACAGTGTGTATCAAATTCATAACGAAACCCTTAATGACAAATGGATTATATTTTGGTATAGGTGAAAAAGCTTATGActtattttcttaaactaaaatgACATCTTAATTGtgtaaataaaaatgataaacatcaacttatgtttggtggtgatGCCAGAAACAGCAATTGGAAATGCCACTTCACCAAATAAACACTGCAAATGGACCTTTGTGTCTGGCAAAATTGAGAATGTAGTCCATTGAAGTCATGACAAAAACTGGTCCATATCTGTTGGATACATTAAACCCTAGCCATGTTCATGATGGCAGCATTTACTTGAACTATGTATTGTTTAGGAGGATTTGTATTGTTCTGAGGATGGAGAATATATATATCGTATCTTTCTGCAGTAAAatctaataaaaagaaaaaacaaaaggttGGAAATCTTACTCACTTCTCCCAACAGCTCATGTATGCGTGATACGACTCGGTGCACGACCCTGGGGGTGGCGTGGACTGATGCCTCGGGTTGCCCCGAAAGGCTCGACTCAAGTCACGATTTAAGGTAACACGTCACGACGATTCCGACGAATGGCGGACGGTAACTACACGAGTTACGACGATTCCGATCGACGACTGGTCCTGCTCACGAGAAGGGTATACGGTTCTACGCGTTGGATGGCAATACGTGATTGCTTTTGTGATGGTGCGTTTGATTACAAAGTCATGGGGGTGATAAGAGTCGGAGCAATGGAGACGTAGACGTCCGACCGGCACCCCCGGCCACCAGAATTTTCCACTGTTCCCTGATTGGTAGGGCTTCTCTCTCTCGCTCGGTGCAGTCTCCACCGCCGTGATGGCTTCTCTTCTCTAGAACACCTCCCAGAAACTCGTCGTGCGTTGTCACCTTTCCATCAGGCGCCCTTCTCGCGGGCCCGTGGCTGTCGCGGCGCCATTACTGCATCCGGCAGCGTTTTGGTTCGCGTCGTTGTCCGTCTCGAACGCCAGGACGGCATCGGGAAGTTACTACTACTGCTTGTGCATGGTTGAGAGCGTAGAGAAGcagcacacgcacacacacacacgggGTCATGTTAGCTGCCATCTCATGCCAAGATCTGCATCCGCTACATAGATGCATGGCATACGTACACGTACGCTGTGGCATGATCTGAAGTATGAGTCGCATGGTTTGGTTTACGTGATGGATTTGCTATGTCTACTTGGCTCATTTTGGGTCCCTTATTTGCTCCGTCCGCGACAAAAAGTCATGCGACTATCGCCATACTCTTCGAGTGGCATTCATTGCATCAACGCAGACACTCTATCGTTCATTAGAATCGACTATTACGAGGAACAAATCAAACAAAACATCAGATTATTTCCTCTTCTAACTTTGTGACTCACTACTTGCCTCGAATACACCTTTCATATGATCAAATAACGAGAGCAACTTGGATTATTCGACAGCAAAAATCCTTTTTCCCCTCATTCTTCTCTTTACTAAATAATGTCGACATGCATGTGTATCCAAAAACTACCACTATTAATGATCTCTCAAGAGTTCGAGTATCATACGCATGTCGTGGGACCTTTGTGTGCATTTATGATCCCTTCACTTTTTGGGGATCAGTCCATCGCATGTAACTTTCTCACTTGCTGTCATTTCATTTTCTATCTCATTCGGTAcctgacttcttcttcttcttcttcttcttcttgttagtAGGGCCGTTGTTGTAGTCTTCATGAATATTTCGCCACCAAAAAAGTCTCATGATGATTCGGCTGAAAGCAACCACAAAGATCGTCCCATTGGCCGTCCCCAATTCAGTTTCCTTACATGTTTGTCACATTGTATTTCCCCTAAGATCAGATTTTCTGGTTCACCGAAAAGCCACGAATCACGTTGATGATTCATGCCCATTGACGTCGAACACGAGTCAGACTCGATCCAAGCATCATTTTACGATAAAACACAACCTGTACACCAAACATTTACAATtaaatacatatttatacatgtcGTGGTGGATGTGAGTGATGTCTAAATCAActtaatttgatttaaatttatgtgcGCAAGGACCTTGAGTGGAGCTAAGAAAATCTTAAGAACTCGATCGGATGCCGAGTTACACAAAGACTGAGGTTGAGTGGGGATACCAATGCGATCTCTCATATGCTCTAATCAGTCTTGAAATAGAAAACGAGAATTTTAAATAGATAGTAATTGATTTTGATTATAATATCCTTGTAGACTTTTTTAGCGAAAGGAATATTCTATGATATAGGACTGATATCTACACAATTTAATAGTTACTAAACCCTTTGTCTTTTCCTGACCATGTTATCACGTGTCTAATTCATGAttagataaatatttattttttctattaatatataattgaatcaaaagattaaataaaaaatataagataaatcACATAATCCAATCAAACTTTTTTTAGTTAAATATATTGGTGTATATACGCTTACTAAGTAAAGCATATCTTTCATTGAGATAAGATTCACTTGTGTGTATCATGAAATGATGTGGATAAAGAAGGACCCTTAAGTTTCTTTCGGAGAAAGAAGAGAATCTAGTTACGTATGTTGTCAAATATATAGTTACAACTTGATTGAGAATTGGTGCTGAAAAAGATGGACAACTATATCTCATTTGCATAATTAACACCGAACAAAGAGATCAATCAGCTTGATTAATTAGTGGTTGCAGACCTTCGTAGTAGATTATGAATCAAACAGTgttgatttgacaactattgagcAAACGCAAcaattatattatatacatatatgtataggtACTTTTAAAAGAAATTAGAATTCATATATGTTGGAGTTGTTTCATTACATCTTAAGCTTGTTAGATAATCTGATGATCATCTGAGTGACGCGGATGGTAGAGCTTGAGTTAAATCAAGATTAATGAAGTAAGCTAAGATATTAATACATTAAGTATAAAAATCATGGTTATACTATtgctatataaaaattttaatgttagaaactgaaatcaaataacaatatatcaaatttacaatgtatatttttttgatattattcataAAGTATTCATTTGATTTGTAAGTGTACTATCATCGTATTTGAAAGTTATAATAACAAAAAGAAGTAGACTTCTTTCTCACTTCTTCGTATCATTCGtaagattgttaggatcagagcggcactaagaggggggttgaattagtgcagcggattaaaacttcagttttgataaatcttttgtacgatgaaaagcaatatcaatggaaaccgattttagaagcttgataacttagaaacgtatggaagcgtagtaactaagtagagaagtttgcagtatataaatgacagtaatgaaatgcaaaccagagattacgtcgattttaaagtggttcggtcaaatgacctacatccacttgcgaggctcctcttcgatgaggctcccaccatccactagcaaatctcttgaaggggaagggcaaatacccctcttacaactttttacaagcggttcactctcttacatattttcagcaagaaagaaggaggtgaacactagcaaattgaaaacaagactagctaaggcttttctaagacctttctctcaatcaattgcttctcaaaaagttgtaacctcagctgagatttgagaggtatttataggcctcaagaggattcaaatttgggctccaaaatttgaattctctttggttcccgatgctggcggtgccaccgcctgtcagtttctgacactaacagtggctggtggtaccaccgcccagccaagcggtaccaccgcctggctctcgggtgctgggcggtgccaccgccagacccttcggttcattggttgggcttcaaatttagcccaaaccaagtctaattttgggcccagttagcccctaaccaggatataggattatctcttaatcctaatcctaattaatatgctaactatgaatttaaagacattttctaagctattacaaagtccgtaagtcaagacttcttccgacgagattccggcgaacttccgacagttttccgataaactctcggaaaccattctgcggactcccggcaagctcctagacttcgtgatttgatcttgacgagttccaacgagcttcttcggcaagctctgatctttctcgacgagctccgcgaacttccaacgaaccttccggcgagctttcgaaaaacccttcggcaagctccctactcattctcggctagttccggcagcattcccaacgaaccttcggacttccgtcgaactctcgaactcgcaatgaatccttcgtgcttgactctgacactttgttttgctttatgtcttcgtcgttatcgtagttaatcctgcacacacaagctaaaactctactccgatctagataattattaccatgcgaattgacattctgttgcccggcacgtcattggttggcgtttcgtTCGAttattcagtgcatcgtcctctcttgcggcttgttgcccaatcggcggttgacctccgcaaccctaatatccttggcgcaattccgctctccttggcccgatgcccgatgtccgaagcgttctgccatccaatatcctgacgtgatctcctccggcacaacgtcaattcctcctgcatcaattgtctaatcctgatcgagtagacctggatcactcaaaatgcagttaaacatctaaacacaatcaattagtttcatcatcaaaatctgagattcaacaaagacagTTATGTGTAATGAAATACAGATTAAGCTGAGATTAAGATCTATAATctcttaataattaattattttatctttaggATGTCGTAACCTTTTATAAGTCTATAATGGTAATTAAGAGAATCCCATATCCTAAAAAAAATTATCGTAGACTTTCTTTGTATTAGtcgataattataatcaaaatcaaatcataTCTAATAATATATTTGTGTGCATgaatatgataataaaaataaataactttgattatgtaaataagaataataattataatatctactaaaatatgcatcatcatattttttatgatttgctCATAAACcgaatcataaaaatattttccttCAAATACTTTGGTATAAGGTTTTAGTGAATAGATCAGCAATTAATATAATACAACTTAAGttcttaatttatattaattatttttaaactattTATCTAACCTTCAAAtacttttcatcataatacataaAACTACTAAAGTACTTATTATTCTTAaagaaaaaactattatgatatgtCATAAAGTATCCCTTAGCAATTAAGTTTGAGCACACcaagtcttgagataaaatttcacAGTCATAAAATTTGATTAGTGGTCTCAAAGTATATCACAAAACTagcttctattattaataatataataatatatatttttactttttttctataaattatcgtcgtaactaatataaatataaaatataaagtagACTTTCTACTATTTAGGTAATTTACAGAATCAACATATGAAAGTATCATTATTTCAAGttgattaaattttatatatgtgCACATATAATCATTTATCCTTTTTAGACATCTTATCAATTTTCTTGTAGCCATTTAATATTTCATTTATGAGTAACTTTAATATATACTCACTATTCtaactataaaattaatataCAGTCTGGTGTAGGCTTCAAAATATAATAGGCTTCCAATTGTGCAtacataaagaatatttttttatttattttttaaaatcatttaaaaaacACTTGTTGTAACTAAAATTTTTTACTTTTGTCATTTGCTGAACAAAACTATATTTTAAATCTCTTTAAGCCtcaatcaatatatcctttctgagatgaTCCTAGTAATCCTTGATATCTATCCCTAAATATCTTAATATCAATAACGTaagatgcctcattcatatcaactatattaaaattattaataaaaaatttcataattCAGTATAATAAACTAATATCATTGTTGGCAAACAAAATATTATCATCATATAAACTAATATAATAAGCTAAcaatcaatagtatttttctaaatctgaataaaataatgatatataaaattttatacatAATTGTTTAGagacttgtttaaggtcataaatcgaTTTCCTAAATTtgtatatcaaattttatatttcttttattttctctatGAATCGTTCATGTTAATTTATATAAGTCTATATCCCTACTTAGAAAACTTATTTTTATATCCATATATTATAACTCAAAATCAGAATAAGctactaatgtcatgatgatttttaacaaatctatttagaaaataaaaaaaatcttattatagTCAATGAAATTTTAACTCAAAAAGAGTTGATGAAATTGACCTACTAAGAATTATATTTGAGATATACATAATTGTTCATAGAGTTTCATCTCATATTGACTCAGTACAATCACTCATCATACTCCTAATTATAT encodes the following:
- the LOC135587361 gene encoding myb-related protein P-like → MGRAPCCEKVGLKKGRWTAEEDEILAKYIAANGEGSWRSLPKNAGLLRCGKSCRLRWINYLRSDLKRGNITKEEEVVIIKLHATLGNRWSVIAGHLPGRTDNEIKNYWNSHLGRRIDSFRRLGLDGGDAAVLDLSTLPGAGKRRGGRTSRSAARKNNIGGAVGRGQQQQGVVVSPPVSLVQSDHSVVLDPDQNQASSVTNDGLVDAYEEMASELLCCTSPMDGGLWGTDAEMEHVLLGPREESMAGRGWSHEGDSGVMTSSEERGDLVPVTGGPEEGGATGLGVEMGPELVTKGEDEVGSSSSQAEKLLDEDMEARLWDEAGDMWWHSEHQDLGLHGFDDGGYQEEPLDSWLIFSGTSLGDITALGW